TCATGAAATCAAAAATTTCTCGCTTCGTATCGAGTTGAATCAGGAAAATCAATTGTACAAATTTTTCCTGAGCGGCATGAACTGGGGCCGCGAATTCGAGATCAAGATCAATATCGGTTTTGTCGAATCGGCGATCATGCAGAAAATTCGCCAGGTTTATGATCCAATCCGGGAGATGGATTATCCTCCCTTTGAGTTGAATAATAACAACGATATTACGATTGTTAACGACAAAAAAGAATTGCTGACGACGCTTCTGGAAAGCGCGAAAAAGGGATTGTACATTCAACGATACAAAGGCCTGGGCGAGATGAATCCCAATCAGTTGTGGGAAACTACGATGGATCCGGATCAGCGCGCGCTCTTGCAGGTTCGTGCGGACGATCTGGTGGCCTCGGAGGAATTGTTCACGACTTTGATGGGCGATCAGGTGGAGCCGCGCCGCAAGTTCATTCAGGATAACGCCTTGCAGGCCAAGAATATCGACATTTAATCGCAGGAATATTTTTTGCGGAACGTTTTATTTTTTAAGGAAAAAGGGTTATGCCCGAAGTAATAGAGCCGATCAATATTGACGATGAAATGAGGGTCTCTTACCTCGATTACGCGATGAGCGTGATCATTGGTCGGGCTTTGCCGGATGTGCGCGACGGTCTCAAGCCGGTGCATCGGCGTATTTTGTTCGCCATGCACGAGATGGGCAATGTCCATAACAAGCCGTATAAGAAATCGGCGCGTATTGTCGGCGACGTGATCGGTAAATACCATCCGCATGGCGACACGGCGGTTTATGACACCATCGTGCGCATGGCGCAGGATTTTTCCCAGCGTTATCCAATTGTGGACGGTCAGGGCAATTTCGGTTCCATCGACGGCGACTCTGCGGCGGCGATGCGGTACACCGAGATCCGCATGTCGGAGATCACCCAGGAATTATTGAAGGATCTGGAAAAGGAGACGGTCCGTTTCACGCCCAACTACGACGAATCGCTGGAAGAACCGGCGGTGCTTCCTTCGGCGCTGCCGCATTTGCTGATCAACGGCGCGTCGGGTATCGCCGTGGGCATGGCGACGAATATTCCTCCGCATAATATTTCTGAAATCCTTGAAGCGGTCATTCACACCATCGACAATCCGGATTGCTCCTTTGAAGAATTGATGAGCATTGTGCCGGGGCCGGATTTCCCGACCCAGGGCATCATTTACGGAACGTCCGGCATCCATTCGGCCTATCGCACGGGACGCGGCATCATTAAGGTGCGCGGTCGCGTGGAGATTGAAGAGCTGAAAAAAGGCGACCGCGAGCAATTGGTGGTTCGCGAATTGCCGTATCAGGTGAACAAGGCGCGTTTTGTCGAAAAGATCGCCATGCTGGTGCGCGAAAAACGTCTGGAAGGGATTTCGGATTTGCGCGACGAGTCGGATCGCGACGGCGTTCGGGTGGTCATGGAGTTGAAAAAGGGCGCGGTTGCGGATGTGATCATCAACTCCCTTTACAAAAATACGCAGTTGCAGGAAACCTTCGGCATCATCCTGCTGGCGCTGGTCGATCAGCAGCCGAAGGTATTGAACCTGAAGGAAATCATTCATCATTTCATTCTCTTCCGCAAAGAGGTTGTCACCCGGCGGACGGAATACGATCTGAGAAAAGCGCGCGAGCGCGAGCATATTTTCGAGGGTTTGAAAATTGCCGTCGACAATATGGACGAAGTGGTCGCGCTGATCCGCCAGTCGGAAGACCCGACGATCGCCCGCACGCAGTTGATGGAACGTTTTGAGCTTTCGGAAATCCAGGCTAAAGCCATTCTGGAAATGCGTCTGCAACGTCTGACGGGTCTGGAACGACAAAAAATACTCGATGAACTGGCGGCGATAGTTGAATTGATTGGCGAACTGGAAAATATTCTCTCGCATGACGAAGTCAAACTCGGCATCATCCGCGATGAGTTGACGGAGATCAAAAAGAAATACGGCGACGAACGGCGCACCGAGATTGTCGAAGGCGAACTCGATATCATCGACATGGAGGACCTCATCGCCGAAGAGGACGTGGTGGTCAGCTACACCCGGAGCGGTTATATCAAACGCCAGGGGATGGACAATTACAAGGCCCAGCGGCGCGGCGGCAAGGGCATCAAGGGCATGGACTTGCGCGATGAGGACGTGGTGGAGAAATTGTTCATCGCTTCGACGCACAGTTATCTGCTGGTGTTCACCAATATCGGCAAGGTTCACTGGCTGAAAGTCTTTTTCATTCCGGAAGTCACCCGCATTGCCAAGGGCAAGGCCATCGCCAATCTGCTTCAGTTGCAACCGGACGAAAACATCGCCAGCATTCTGGCGGTGCGCGAATTCCGCGAGGATCAGTATGTGTTGTCGGTAACGGAACTGGGTTTCGTTAAGAAAACGCCGCTCATGGCTTACAGCAAGCCGCGTCAGGGCGGCATCATCGGCCTGACCATCGAAGACAACGACAAGGTGATCGCCGCTGAATTGTGCGAAAAGGGGAGCGATGTTTTGCTGGCGACCCGCAATGGCATGTCGATTCGCTTCGATCAGGAAGAGGCGCGGCCGATGGGCAGAACCGCGCGCGGCGTTCGCGGCATCAAACTGAAAAGCGGCGACCGGGTGGTGGGCGCGGAAGTGGTGGCGCCGGGCAACGCGCTGTTGACGGTGACGGACCGGGGCTATGGCAAACGGACGCCTTTGGATGAATATCGCATTCAGGCGCGCGGCGGTCTGGGAATCATCACCATCAAATGCAACGACAAGATCGGTTCCGTGGTTGCGGTGCGGCAGGTGATGGATAGCGACGAGCTGTTGGCCATCACCTCTAACGGCAATATTGTGCGGATGAGCGTCAATGAAATTTCGGTGATCGGCAGAAACACGCAGGGCGTTCGTCTGGTCGCTTTGAGTGAAGAAAATCGCGTGGTCAGCGTTGAAAAACTGGTTGAGTGAGGCGACCGGGAGCCGAAATGAAAGTCGGTGTGATCGGTCCTTCCCTTCCTGAACCCATTCAGCTTCGAAACAATCCTTTCGTTTTTATTTTGCGTTTAATTCTCTTCATTTGTTTGCTTTCCCTTCTTTCCTGTAAAGACAATTCATCGCCGCCTTTGATCATGAAGGCGAATGAGGAGTGGATCAAAGGTCGCAATTATTCCGCGATTGAGATGTTCAAATCCGTCCTGAACGAAGAGACCACCGGCCCTGTCGCGGAAGAGGCCTTGTTCCGTCTGGGGGAAATACACCATTTCAGTTTGGGAGACAGCGCCCAGGCCATCGTGTATTTCAAGGAACTGCAGGAGTTGAACCCGAAGAGCGTGTTCGCGCATGAGTCGCAGAGGGCGATCGCGGAGATCATGGAATATCATTTCAAGGATTACGATCAGGCGATCATAGAGAACCAGAATCTGATCAATCAATCGCAAAATCCCAAACAAAAAGCTAATCAGCAATTTCGCATCGCAATGATTTATTACAAGATGCAGAATCTGGAGCAATCGCTTGCGGAACATGAAGACCTGATTGAAGAGTACCCGGATTCAGAAGTTGCGAATGAATCCGATTTTAAAATTTTAGAGATTTTATACGGCCTGGGGCGTTGCGGAGAAGTTGAAAATCGCTATAATCGCATACTGAAAAAAAATCCGGACAGCAAGTTCACCTCTGAGATGGAATTCGTGCTGGCTTCCTGTCTGGAAGAAAAGGGCGAGTTGGAGACGGCTTACGAAAAATTCAAAGCGCTTGAAGGACGTTATCCTTATCCCTCTTTATTACAGATCAAGCTGGAAGGCGTGAAAAAACGCATCAAAAAGAAATAATATGCTGGATATTAAACTCATCAGAGAAGATTTGAAAAGCGTTCAAACGGCGCTTGAAAGACGCGGCGGCGATTTCGGAGAGCGTCTTCACAAGCTGACGGCGCTGGACGAAGCGCGGAGAAACGCGTTGCAGAGCGCGGAAGCGCTGAAGGGCAAAAATAAAAAATTGTCCGCAGAAGTGGGCCGCCTTAAAAAAGAAGGCCAGAACGCCGACGCATTGATGGAGGAAGTGAAATCCATTAAAGAACAGATTCGCGAACTGGATGAGAAGGTCAACGATGCCGAGGCGCAATCGCTCGATGCATTGTTGCATATTCCGAACATGCCGGACGCGACGATTCCCGACGGTCTGGCGGAGACGGATAACCGCCTGGAGCGTATTTGCGGCGAGATAAGCGAATTCAATTTCAAACCGAAAAATCATGTGGAGCTGGGCGAGAGCCTGGGCTTGATCGATCTGAAACGCGCCGCCAAAATTTCCGGTTCGCGCTTTGCGGTTTACAAAAATGTCGGCGCGCAATTGATGCGCGGTCTCATTAACTTCATGCTCGACGTGCAGGTGCGCGAGAACGGTTATGAAGAATTGTACCCGCCCTTTCTGGTCAATCGTGAGAGCATGACGGCGACGGGACAGTTGCCAAAATTCGAAGACGATCTGTTTGGCATGCGCGACGACCCGCTCTATCTCATCCCCACAGCGGAAGTGCCGGTCACCAATTATCATCGTGATGAGACCTTGCCCTACAGCGATCTGCCGCGCAAGTACGCGGCTTACACCCCCTGTTTTCGCAGGGAGGCGGGGTCTTATGGAAAAGACACGCAGGGCCTGATCCGTCAACATCAGTTCGACAAAGTGGAGCTGGTCAAATTCGTCGAGCCGGAACAGGCGGAGCAGGAGCTGGATGCTCTGGTCGCCGATGCGGAAAGCATTCTGAAAAAACTGGAGCTTCCGTATCGGGTGATGACCTTGTGCGCTGGAGACTTGGGTTTTTCCGCCGCAAAGACTTACGACCTGGAGGTCTGGCTCCCGGCGCAGCAGGCCTATCGCGAGATATCTTCCTGTAGCAGTTTCACCGACTACCAGGCGCGACGCGGTTCCATCAAATTCAAACGCAAGGAAGGCAAGCCGGAGTTTGTCCACACGCTCAATGGCTCTGGCCTTGCCGCGGGTCGATTGTTCGTCGCCATTCTGGAAAACTACCAGCAGGAAGACGGCTCTGTCAAAGTTCCCACCGCCTTGCGTCCCTACCTGAACGGACTCCAAACTATTTCCTAGCGCTTAACTCGCATTGCTATCAATCTTGTTAGAGCGCAGTCGAAACGTTGCGGCCCTTATCCAGCGGACGTCGTCCGCCCGGCGTGTCGCCGGGGCCGTAATGCTTATCTTTTCTATTCTACAGGGTGTAATTGAAATGTTGCGGCCTTAAATTCAGCAGGCAATGCCTGCCCCCTCACCCAGCCCTCTCCCGCGAGGGGAGAGGGTTTTCTAATGCAATCCCCCCACTGCTATCAATTTCGTTAGAGCGCAATTGCAACGTTGCGGCTCTTATCCAGCGGGCGTTGCCCGCCCCCGGCTTTTCTGGATGCGTTCTCTCAGGTTGGCAGGCGCTTCGAAGAGGTAGCTGTGGGCTTTTTTCTTCTTCACCAGCATTTTATAAGTATCTGCCATCTCCATGAGGTCTTTGCGCGCGGTTTCGTAGGCAATGCCGTGAGTGTTCTGGTGCCCGTATACGGTGTATGCGTATCGCGGGTTTTTAAGCGCGTGTTTTAGCAGATTGATCTGCCGATGGTTCATTCGCTGGGCCAGGTGTTTTTTTCCTTCCAGTTCTTTTCGGGCCTGTTCGATTTCTTCCGTTTCTTTTTTAAGATATTCAAACAGGGATTCGAGGCATTTTCTAAGAACCGAAAGTTGGTGAAGGATGAAATAGGTCAGGTCGTTGTCATCGCTTTCCGAAAGTAAAAAAGCTTTTTTGTATTGCTCGGGTTCTTTTTTAAGGATTTGCGAAATGGATGTGTACTGGATCAAACCATAGCCTTGTCGGGAAGTGTACCAGTAGAACAGGGCGCGCGCGGTGCGTCCGTTGCCGTCGACAAAAGGGTGGTCGTAGGCAAAGGCAAAATGCAATACGATCGCTTTGATGATGGGATCGATGAAGGTATCGCCGTCTTCTTCGTTGGCGAAATCGCACAGCCGCTGTAGCCGCTCGGGCAATTCTTTAGCGGGCGGCGGCACGTGCAGGGTGGTGTTGTCGAGCGCATCCGCGACAACGATATTGTCCCTATCCTGCCTCAATTTCCCTGCGGACTCCGGGTTTTTCAGGGTCTGTTCGGTCAGTTTGTTATGGAGCTCAAAAATTATCGCTGGTGAAAGCGGTTCCTCTTTAATCTCTGAGATGAATTGCATCGCATGATAATTATTGAAAATCATCTGTTCGCCATGATCTGTCGGCTTCTTTTCCTGGCGAATCATTTCTTTCGCCGCATCGGTTGTAGTGGTGGCGCCTTCCAGTTGGCTTGAGTTGATCGCTTCGTTGATGAGGGAGCGAATGTGATAGGTTTTTCTCAATTCGGGATTCATCATTGAGTCGGGAGAGGAAAGATTTCCCGCCGCGTTTTTTGCCAGCCAGTTCAACTCTTTTTGCACGGCATCCGTGTTGACAAAATGGAACGGTGCCTGGTTTTTATCCAGCAAAGGGAGGTTTTTGGATAGTTTTTTTCGTGAATTTTTTACCGCCGCCCACCATTGTTCGGAAGAGAGTCCCTCCGGAGGAGGGATTTTGTATTTGAGATCTTCCCAATGCAGGTAGCGTCCTTTTTGATCGGTGGATTGATCCCAATCAAGTATTTTTAAAAGTAGGGGCATATCCGATCCTATAGATCCAAGGATTTCTACTGTATCCGGCGGTGTTTCAGGAAGTTTCATGATTTCATCTTTTAAAGTCGTATACTAGTTTTTCAAAAAATAGTATACGACTAGTATGCGAAGTAATATACCTTATGTAGTGGTTTACAAAAATATGCCTGCTTATATGTTGTATATTTTTAATATTTAAATCGTATACTAGTTTTTGAAAAACTAGTATACGACTAGTATGCGCTTTTCACAATGCAAAAAAACCTGAATAAAAACAGAAGTTTTGCTTGTTAAACGGAGGTTTAAAAAACGTTCTGAAAACCTTGAAACAAGATGATTCATTTGAAACGGGTCAAAAGAGTTGTATTTTTACTCTCCAAAATAAAAAAATATGAAAATAAGCGAAATTAATCAAAAAGATGGTTGAATTATAACGAAGATTTCTGCAAAATGGACGGCTTGACAAATACGGCCAAGTGGATGAGTATGAAATATCCAAGGAGGGATGGCCGAGTGGTTTAAGGCGGCGGTCTTGAAAACCGTTGAACGAAAGTTCCGTGGGTTCGAATCCTACTCCCTCCGCCATATTTTTCAACTTGTTTTCAGAGCGTTCAGACCTCGTGTCTGGGGTTGTGAAATCAAGTTGAAACGATTCATGGGTATGGAGAGGTGGCCGAGCTGGCTTAAGGCGCACGCCTGCTAAGTGTGTGTAGGTCAAAAGCCTACCGAGGGTTCGAATCCCTCCCTCTCCGTAGCCCCATCTATTGACTTGGCGAGGGATGATACATGGTGTTACGTAACACCGAACCCTCTCCGTAGCGCCATTTTTGGGTTTGGCGACGGAGCAAACAATGAATTCAATGCGGTGGATATGAATATGAATCGTATACTGATCAATAGTCTGGGACTGGCGGTTTTGGCGATGAGCTTTACGGCTTGTTCGATGGAAGCCGACGAGCCGTTGAAGCTGGATGCGCAACAGGCCAAGATGCCGGAAAATCTGCCGGAAGGTTCGAGCAGTCGCCGGGCGGTGGAAGCGGCGAATCCGCAGGAGCTTCAGGTTGCAGAGACTTATCCTGAAGGTTCTTTGGGCGGGGATAATAAAAATCACCCGCAGGTCCAGGGTCAGGAAAAATTAGATCGGGAATTATTCATCCCTGAAGACCTCAAGGGCAAATGGAAATCGGTGAAATTGCTGGTGGGTCATAAAAAGGATGAAGAACTCACGCAGATCAAGACGATCGACTTGGGGACTTCATTTGAGTTGAAGGATGCGGGCCTGAAAGTGACGGTCGGTCCGTTTTTCCCGAATTTTGTGATGAACAAATCGTCGTATTCTTCCATGAACAATGAGCCGCTCAATCCGGCGGTGCAACTCCTGGTTGAAGAAAACGGAAAAAGAATTTATAAGGGGTGGGCGTTTGCCAATTATCCCGGCCTGTATGCATTCGAACATGATGTATACAAGGTGGAATTACTGGACTTTATACCTGCAAACGTGTCATAACAAACAGATATTGTGCGCCCATAGCTCAGTTGGATAGAGTGACGGTTTGCGGAACCGTAGGTCGGAGGTTCGAGTCCTCCTGGGCGCACTCTTTTTTCGGTCACGTTCCGATCCTGCAGTATTCGGGGGCGTTGTCCACGCGCTTTTAAGGAGAGGTGGCCGAGAGGTCGAAGGCGATAGACTCGAAATCTATTGTACCCATCCGGGTACCGTGGGTTCGAATCCCACCCTCTCCGTTCTTTGTTAGCCCTGTTGCCGGACGGCGCGACCAGGACAGGCGGATAGTTTTATACAGAAGCAAGCCGAGCGGGCGACCGTAAAGGCTGATACCGGCGACGGGAGAGGTGGCCGAGCGGTTGAAGGCGCACGCTTGGAAAGCGTGTGTAGGTTAACCCCTACCGAGGGTTCGAATCCCTCCCTCTCCGTATTTCGCTTCGGCAAATCAAGACATTCAAATTTGGGCAGTTTTGTTGGGCCTTGCGCGACATGGCTTTGTGAACCCCGTCAGGTCCGGAAGGAAGCAGCGGTAGCAAAATACCATGGGCGCTGCAAGATCACCCAGCAATTCTGCCTTTATTTTTTTGTAGCAAAGGGGCGGATTCGGCCCCATGCCCTCCTATTATTTCCCCACGATACAAAATTCTAAAATCTGGCCCTGGCGTCATGAGGCCTTGTCCTTGCGAGCATTTTTTTATAAAGCGGCGAGCTGACTCCTAACGATACTGCGACTGCTTGCAGACGGACCGTTTTCACAGGCGAGTCTTCATGAAATTTCATAAAAAATGTTGCATGCGGCGATGATGTAAAGCAAAATCAAAAGCCTGCGGCGGAGTAAACCGCAAGTTTGAATTTGATGCATCAAGACCGTTATTTATTTAAGCCAAGGGGCGCAGTCGGTCCCGTTCCCACCTTGATTTTATGGAATTCCAGGTATCAGCGCGCAAATGGAGACCGCAGAAATTTGCGGAACTGGTTGGGCAGGAAGCGATCGTCCAGACTTTGAAAAACGCCGTCGCTTTAGATCGGGTGGCGCACGCCTATTTATTTTCAGGCACGCGCGGCGTTGGCAAAACCACGCTGGCGCGGATTTACGCCAAGACGCTCAATTGCGTGGAAGGCCCGGGCGAAGAGCCTTGCGATGTTTGCGAAAACTGCGTGCAGATTCGCGAAGGCGCCTGCCTCGACGTGCGCGAGATCGACGGCGCCTCGAACAACGGCGTGGATGAGATCCGCGATCTCATCGAGAATATCCAGTATGGCGCGGTGTCCTGCCGCTACAAGGTTTATATCATCGACGAAATTCATATGCTCTCCAAGAGCGCCTTCAACGCCTTATTGAAAACGCTGGAGGAACCGCCCGCGCGCACCTTGTTTATTTTCGCGACGACGGAATTGAACAAGATACCGGAGACGATCCTGTCGCGTTGCCAGTGGTTTGAATTCAAGCCGCTCAACCAGACCCAGATCGTTCGGCAATTGCAGTTGATCTGCGAAAAGGAAGGCATCCAGGTCGACGAGGTCAGTCTGGAAGCCATCGCTAAAAATGGATTTGGAAGCATGCGCGACGCGCAGAGCATGCTCGATCAGGCCATCGCCTATTGCGGCAAGGACATCACGCAGGATTCGGTGGAAACCGCGCTCGGTATT
This window of the Candidatus Nitrohelix vancouverensis genome carries:
- the gyrA gene encoding DNA gyrase subunit A, with translation MPEVIEPINIDDEMRVSYLDYAMSVIIGRALPDVRDGLKPVHRRILFAMHEMGNVHNKPYKKSARIVGDVIGKYHPHGDTAVYDTIVRMAQDFSQRYPIVDGQGNFGSIDGDSAAAMRYTEIRMSEITQELLKDLEKETVRFTPNYDESLEEPAVLPSALPHLLINGASGIAVGMATNIPPHNISEILEAVIHTIDNPDCSFEELMSIVPGPDFPTQGIIYGTSGIHSAYRTGRGIIKVRGRVEIEELKKGDREQLVVRELPYQVNKARFVEKIAMLVREKRLEGISDLRDESDRDGVRVVMELKKGAVADVIINSLYKNTQLQETFGIILLALVDQQPKVLNLKEIIHHFILFRKEVVTRRTEYDLRKAREREHIFEGLKIAVDNMDEVVALIRQSEDPTIARTQLMERFELSEIQAKAILEMRLQRLTGLERQKILDELAAIVELIGELENILSHDEVKLGIIRDELTEIKKKYGDERRTEIVEGELDIIDMEDLIAEEDVVVSYTRSGYIKRQGMDNYKAQRRGGKGIKGMDLRDEDVVEKLFIASTHSYLLVFTNIGKVHWLKVFFIPEVTRIAKGKAIANLLQLQPDENIASILAVREFREDQYVLSVTELGFVKKTPLMAYSKPRQGGIIGLTIEDNDKVIAAELCEKGSDVLLATRNGMSIRFDQEEARPMGRTARGVRGIKLKSGDRVVGAEVVAPGNALLTVTDRGYGKRTPLDEYRIQARGGLGIITIKCNDKIGSVVAVRQVMDSDELLAITSNGNIVRMSVNEISVIGRNTQGVRLVALSEENRVVSVEKLVE
- a CDS encoding tetratricopeptide repeat protein, producing MKVGVIGPSLPEPIQLRNNPFVFILRLILFICLLSLLSCKDNSSPPLIMKANEEWIKGRNYSAIEMFKSVLNEETTGPVAEEALFRLGEIHHFSLGDSAQAIVYFKELQELNPKSVFAHESQRAIAEIMEYHFKDYDQAIIENQNLINQSQNPKQKANQQFRIAMIYYKMQNLEQSLAEHEDLIEEYPDSEVANESDFKILEILYGLGRCGEVENRYNRILKKNPDSKFTSEMEFVLASCLEEKGELETAYEKFKALEGRYPYPSLLQIKLEGVKKRIKKK
- the serS gene encoding serine--tRNA ligase; its protein translation is MLDIKLIREDLKSVQTALERRGGDFGERLHKLTALDEARRNALQSAEALKGKNKKLSAEVGRLKKEGQNADALMEEVKSIKEQIRELDEKVNDAEAQSLDALLHIPNMPDATIPDGLAETDNRLERICGEISEFNFKPKNHVELGESLGLIDLKRAAKISGSRFAVYKNVGAQLMRGLINFMLDVQVRENGYEELYPPFLVNRESMTATGQLPKFEDDLFGMRDDPLYLIPTAEVPVTNYHRDETLPYSDLPRKYAAYTPCFRREAGSYGKDTQGLIRQHQFDKVELVKFVEPEQAEQELDALVADAESILKKLELPYRVMTLCAGDLGFSAAKTYDLEVWLPAQQAYREISSCSSFTDYQARRGSIKFKRKEGKPEFVHTLNGSGLAAGRLFVAILENYQQEDGSVKVPTALRPYLNGLQTIS
- a CDS encoding Fic family protein, whose product is MKLPETPPDTVEILGSIGSDMPLLLKILDWDQSTDQKGRYLHWEDLKYKIPPPEGLSSEQWWAAVKNSRKKLSKNLPLLDKNQAPFHFVNTDAVQKELNWLAKNAAGNLSSPDSMMNPELRKTYHIRSLINEAINSSQLEGATTTTDAAKEMIRQEKKPTDHGEQMIFNNYHAMQFISEIKEEPLSPAIIFELHNKLTEQTLKNPESAGKLRQDRDNIVVADALDNTTLHVPPPAKELPERLQRLCDFANEEDGDTFIDPIIKAIVLHFAFAYDHPFVDGNGRTARALFYWYTSRQGYGLIQYTSISQILKKEPEQYKKAFLLSESDDNDLTYFILHQLSVLRKCLESLFEYLKKETEEIEQARKELEGKKHLAQRMNHRQINLLKHALKNPRYAYTVYGHQNTHGIAYETARKDLMEMADTYKMLVKKKKAHSYLFEAPANLRERIQKSRGRATPAG
- a CDS encoding DUF2155 domain-containing protein, translated to MNRILINSLGLAVLAMSFTACSMEADEPLKLDAQQAKMPENLPEGSSSRRAVEAANPQELQVAETYPEGSLGGDNKNHPQVQGQEKLDRELFIPEDLKGKWKSVKLLVGHKKDEELTQIKTIDLGTSFELKDAGLKVTVGPFFPNFVMNKSSYSSMNNEPLNPAVQLLVEENGKRIYKGWAFANYPGLYAFEHDVYKVELLDFIPANVS